In Mycoplasmopsis maculosa, one genomic interval encodes:
- a CDS encoding DNA adenine methylase, with protein MKYNKIKPVIRLIGSKYRLFNQLYNYFDLSNINEFYDIFGGTGIVGINVKNINNDLKVYINDYDKIFPLTKEYVEDNNKRFNGYGAYSKASIKQYKTKIKNGLWDKLNTYNKILKKCIITHKDYKELLSNKNYNQNTFLYLDPPYFSNFKAYKHQINLEDFFNFIKEFSLKNKCKIAISFKNNNEFINYLPDWKIHYLKHTNTNVSIKEKDKNANEILITNY; from the coding sequence ATGAAATACAATAAAATAAAACCTGTTATAAGATTAATAGGCTCAAAATATAGACTTTTTAATCAACTTTATAATTATTTTGATTTATCTAATATAAACGAGTTTTATGATATTTTTGGTGGAACAGGTATTGTTGGAATTAATGTTAAAAATATCAATAATGATTTAAAGGTTTATATAAATGATTATGATAAGATTTTTCCTTTAACAAAAGAATATGTAGAAGATAATAATAAAAGATTTAATGGTTATGGAGCATATTCCAAAGCGTCTATAAAACAATATAAAACAAAAATTAAAAACGGTTTATGAGATAAGTTAAACACTTATAATAAGATACTTAAAAAGTGTATTATTACACATAAAGATTACAAAGAATTATTATCAAATAAAAATTACAATCAAAACACATTTTTATACCTTGACCCACCTTATTTTTCTAATTTTAAAGCATATAAGCATCAAATAAATTTAGAAGATTTTTTCAATTTTATAAAAGAATTTAGTTTAAAAAACAAATGTAAAATAGCTATAAGTTTTAAAAACAATAATGAATTTATAAATTATTTACCAGATTGAAAAATTCATTACTTAAAGCATACTAATACAAATGTTTCAATAAAAGAAAAAGATAAAAATGCCAATGAAATTTTAATTACCAATTACTAA